AACTGATAAAAGTCGGCTGGAGGCCGGTCATGCACCGGAATATCGGCTCTCTTTACGCGGAACCGCCCGACCAGTTCTGGTCGCGGGTCTATCACCTGCTGAAGATACCGGACTCATCGATTTTTCCAATGAAGACGGCGGCAAGCGACGAGATAATCCGCCCCTATATTAATGCCGGAATTCTCGTTGTCAGAACCGATGCCGGTCTGCTGCGGCAATGGAAGAAGGCGTTTGAAACCCTGTACCAGGATTCGATGATTAAGCAGCAGGCGCGGTTGGACCCCAAAACTAATATTTTTCTTCATCAGGCGGCGCTCGCCGGCGCTTTTCTGACCACCCTGTCCAAAGATGAAATGTATCAACTTCCCGACTCCTATAATTATCCCCTGTTCTTCAAGCAGATGTTCGGGGCGCCGCGGGAATTCAACGATATTGAAAAAGTGGTGACACTCCGCTACGATGTCTTCTTTGAGAATCCGACCCCGGATTGGTGGCTGAATCTTACAGGTTCGCCGGCAACGGTCGCCTGGATGAAGGCGCGGCTGGGAAGCCCCCTGCAGTCGGAGTAAAGTATTCGTTCTTTTTTACTGAGCGCACCTTGCCGGGAGTGTCTACCGGCGCCGTCTGCTTAAGACTATTTCCCTCCCTGCCGATAATCAGGATTATAGTATCATTCTGTGAAGAGGCAGGTCGGTTACATTGAATCCGGCATATCTGGTTTTTCTTATGGCGGCTCTGATTATCGCGGCCGTCATCTATTCTGTTCGCTCCTATCGCCGATACCAGGAAACTGTGGCGCGCACCTTTATGGAATGCGGATTCTTCGAGGTTCCCCAGGTTGATGACGAAATAATAACGGCTCTCAATGGTCCCTGGGCGTCCGATACCAGGCGCTCCCGTCATCGCCGCCATATCGGCAAAGCGTTTCGTTACAGTACCGGTGGAATGGAACTCTATCTTTTTGACCCGGAGCCCTCAGAGTCAAATAATCGAACCATGGTTATCCGCTCCTCGCAGCTGATTCTGCCCCGATTCATTCTGTCACCCAAGATACCGCTCGGCGGCAAACTGGGCCGATTTCTCAATCTTCTCAGCGAGAAAATCATCAGTCGCCAATTGCCGTCAATCAGGTTAAAACTATCACCGGAATTTGAGGCCAGGTATTACCTCTTTGGAAATCAACCGGATGAAATAAAAAAAGTCTTTGATGAGCCGCTGCTTCGCTGGCTGGAGAGTTCCGACCGTCGCCTGATGCTCTCGGCTGACCGTAATCTATTGACTCTGTCCTATTTTGACGTTTCCAGCCTGAAAAAAGTCGGCAAAAGACGTCCGCTTGACAGCGAATTTATAAGAGAAATGACAGCTGTTGCCAGAGAAATCTATCAGTATCTGTATCAAGCGCAACGTCCCGGCAGAGTCGTCGCCAAATGAACCAGAGGCTCGTTTCACACTAATAAATCAGCCCCCTTCATCGTAAAGTCTTCACAAAAATCCCGGATATTGGCTATTGCTCCGAGGGGAAAGCACCATTGCGATTGAAACTGTTGTCGCGCCCGGGAACTAAGATTATGAGAAAAATGACGATGTCAGAAGGAAATTTCCATTTTCAAGCCGTCGGTTCGGGACCGCCGGTGCTCTGTCTGCACAGCAGTACCAGTTCCTCCAAGCAGTGGAATTCTCTGGCGGAGCGACTGAGCGATCGCTTCACTGTAATAGCCGTGGACCTCTACGGTTATGGCAAGTCGCCTCATTGGAAAGAAGAAAGAATGCTGACTCTGAATGATGAGGTCGCTTTAATAGAACCGGCGCTGGCGCCGTATGATGAACCGGCGCATCTGGTGGGACATTCCTACGGCGGCGCCGTGGCGATGGCGTATGCGCTTCTTCATTCGGACAAAGTAGCCAGTCTGGTGGTATATGAGCCGGTGCTCTTTCAACTGCTTTATGGTGAAGCCCCCTGTTCGACGGAAGCCCGCGAGATTTGGGACGTTCAGACCCGGGTAAGGAAAAATATCGAAAAGGATGACCCCATACGGGCGGCGGAAAAGTTTGTCAACTACTGGACCGGCGGCGAAAACTGGGGCGGACTTCCGGATTGGCAAAAGAGAGCGATCGCCGAGAGAATGACCAAGGTGCCGAGTGACTTTGACGCCGCCATTTACAGCCCGCAGTCGTTGTATGATATCGCCGGTTTCAGCAAACCGACTCTGCTTCTGTACGGTCTTGATTCCCCGGCATCAACCCAGAAAATCACCTGGCTTCTGGGGAAGACGCTTCCGCAAGCCGAGGTGCGGGGACTTCTCAACCTGGGGCATATGGCGCCGATGACCCATCCCGACTGGGTCAACCGGATGATAGAGCGATTCCTTTCGGCGCAAATTCGGAACCGGGCT
The Candidatus Zixiibacteriota bacterium genome window above contains:
- a CDS encoding alpha/beta hydrolase, translating into MSEGNFHFQAVGSGPPVLCLHSSTSSSKQWNSLAERLSDRFTVIAVDLYGYGKSPHWKEERMLTLNDEVALIEPALAPYDEPAHLVGHSYGGAVAMAYALLHSDKVASLVVYEPVLFQLLYGEAPCSTEAREIWDVQTRVRKNIEKDDPIRAAEKFVNYWTGGENWGGLPDWQKRAIAERMTKVPSDFDAAIYSPQSLYDIAGFSKPTLLLYGLDSPASTQKITWLLGKTLPQAEVRGLLNLGHMAPMTHPDWVNRMIERFLSAQIRNRAHLDD